TTTAAATAGAATGCCAAACGCCTGTTTAGTGCTAATCTTTGCCATGCTTTCTTCCTTACCCACTTGTATTAAGCCCGCATTAATATAATCGCATTCTTCTTTAGATATCTTTCCTTTTGCCAAAGCATCTTTAGGGCTATCTTGAATAAAATAATACAACAAGACTATTCCGATTACACCAAGGACAGCCAAGCAATAAAATACCGGCCTCCAGCCATTTAAGACGGTAGCTAACCAGGTAACCGTTATAGGAATGATTGCCGGCGCTACAGCCCAGGTAGTTGAGAAAAAGCCCGTGGCCCGTCCCTTTTCCTCTTTGGGAAACCAATTCGCAATTGCTTTATTTGCCGGTGCAAAATGATGTCCCTCACCTAATCCAAGACCCAAACGTATAATAATGAATTGGGTAAAGTTTTTTACCAGCCCGGTAACGAAAGTTACCAGCGAAAAAACAATAATAGCAATGCTCATTACTTTTTTAGGGCCAATCCGATCGGACAACCAGCCAGCAGAAAATTGAGCAAGGGCATACGCAAAGAAAAATACCGATGCAGCCGTACCAATCTGACCATGAGTAAAGTTCAGTTCCTCCCTAATAATTGGAAGAAACGTTAAAACGCTTGTCCTGTCAAAATAATTGATAATATAAAGCAACCATATAACAATTAATATTGTCCAACGGGCTTTCATATTAATAATCATTCCTTTCTTGAAAGAATCTTCTTCACACTATAAAATTTTCGTATGTGAAATATTAATGTTTTCCAAAAAGTCTGAATATTTTAATTAAAAAATATATAGCTTTTAAAGTATAGTCCATCCGCCATCTACATAAATAATGGTTCCAGTAATAAAACTTGAGGCATCTGAACCTAGAAAAATAGCCGGCCCAATAATTTCTTCAGGCTCTCCTAGCCTTTGCATTGCATTTCTATTTTTAACACTATCATACCATTCCTTGTTTTCCATTACTTGGCGAACCAAAGGGGTTTTCATATAAGCTGGTGCAATGGCATTGACAGTTACCCCGTAAGGTGCCCATTCCACCGCAAGTACCTTGGTCATTTGATTAATCCCACCCTTGCTGGTAGCATAAGCAATTTGTTTTTTCATACAGACAGTGCCAAAAATCGATGACATATTAACCATTCTGCCCCTGCGCTGTTTAATCATTATCCCACCAATGTTTTTTGCACAAAGATAAACCCCTTTTAAATTAATTCTTATGACTCTATCCCATTCTTCTTCAGTTAATTCCAAAGCCTCTTTCCTAATGTTTATTCCTGGTACATTATAGGCAATATCAATCGAGCCGAACTTATCCAAAGCATAATCAACCATTTGTTTAACTTCAATTGCATCGGAAACATCTACTTGTAACCCAGCAGCTATATAGCCCATTTTAGAAATTTGATCAATTGTGTCATCAGCACTATGACGGGGACTTCCCACGGCAATTACGTTTGCTCCATAAGCGGCTACACCTAAAGCAATTTGTTGCCCCAAACCGGAAGCCGCCCCTGTTACAATAACTGTTTTACCCGTTAAATCAAATAACTTTTTCATTTAACTCTCTTCCTCCTAATTTTTAATATGCATTTCCCGCAAAACATTTTTCATTACTTTCCCATTGGGGTTTTTGGGCAGTTCGGTTAAGAACTCAACAAGCTTTGGCACTTTATATTTGGCCAACCGCTCTCGTACCCAATCTTGCACCTCTTCAACATCCAGGGAAGCGCCCGGGCGAGAAACAATGAAAGCTTTCACAACCTCACCGAAAACTTCATCCGGCACGCCCACCACCGCAGCTTCCATAACCTTGTTATGGCTGTAAAGAACATCTTCCACTTCAACGCAAAAAATTTTTTCACCGCCCCGGTTGATCATGTCCTTGATGCGGTCCATGATATACACATAGCCATCTTCATCAATTTTAGCTATATCACCCGTGTGCAGCCAGCCATCAACGATAGCCTTTTGGGTAGCCTCAGGGTTTTCCCAGTATCCGGGAGTAAGGTTGGGCGAATTAATCAACAGTTCCCCCTCGGTATTGGGCGGCAAATCCTCTCCGGTTACCGGATCGGTAATTTTACATTTGTTTACTGGAAACGGCAGGCCAATGGACCCCGGCTTTCTAAGAGCATCCTCCTTGGGCATACAGGTCCCGGGGGACGCAATTTCAGTAAGACCGTAAGTATTATGCAACTCTATGCCCGGCAACCAATCCTTGAGCATTCTTACCGTCTCGCCGGACATGGGCGCTCCCCCGAAACCCGCTACCCGTAAATGTGACAAATCATATTTACGATGTTCGGGATGCATTAACATCATCACATAAATAGTAGGTACCACAATCATACTGGTGACTTTTTCCCCCGCAAGTATCCGTAACATTTCGTCTGTTTTGTAGATGGGCATGAGAACAATGCCGCAACCCAGATTGATATACGTTAGTAATTGGGCGTAAAGACCCGTAACGTGGAACAAGGGTACAGCAATAACTGTTCTGTCCTCCGAAGTTAGGTTATAAATTCTTTTATAACTGATCATGGTATGAATAACGTTAAAATTAGTGTTCATCGCCCCTTTGGGTAGTCCTGTGGTGCCGGAGGTATACATAATAAACGCTACATCATGTTCGTCAATTTGTTCCGTAACGGTCTCCGAAGCATCGGTGTCGATCAAACCAACAAAGGGCCTGGTGCCTTCAATTTCCCGGCCGACCACAAAAAATTCCCGACAGCAGATAATAGAATTTAACACCGGCTTTATATTCACCCACCAACTGTCATTGAGCACCAACAAGCTGGAACCGGAATTATTAATCATAAATTCCAGTTCAGCACTCTTAAGCCTGGTATTCAACGGCACCCCAATGCACCCCAATTGAGCAACGGCATAAAGGCTAATCACAAAGGGAATACCGTTGGTCAATAAAATGGCCACCCGATCGCCTTTTTTAATGCCATACTCATTGCGCAGGGCATAAGCCATGTTATTGACCCGCTTGTTTAATTCTCCATAAGTAATTCGCTCATCCCCCATGACCAAAGCCACTTTTTTAGGAAAACGCCGGGCGCTGTTTTGCAATGTTTCGATTACTGTTTCCGGTCGGTCAGCATAAACGTTGACAGTTACCCCGTTGACGGTTTCTTTAACAATACCTTCAGTAAAACCCGGCGCCCACAGGTCTTTACCAACTGAAATCATAGAATCCCTCCTTTTGTTGCGAATGCTCATGCGATTTTTTTTATTACCTTTTGGACTTCTATTCATCTTTGATTTCAACGATTTTATTGTTATTGGGTGAGGGACTAAAAGTTAGTATTTTATCCCTGCCAGCTCTTTAGCCAAATTCTTGCGCAATTCCAGGTTATAGTTCGACAATATAGCTATGGTTTCCATAATTGGAGAGCCTCCGCCATGCACGCCGGCATACTGCCACACAGCCCCAAAAGCAGAACAATTCAGGTCACTGATGCACCGGAAGCAACGCTGCTGATCCTCCGCTGTTATCCCTTCCTTTCTAACCATATACTTGTCCAACAATGGTTTTGTTTGCTCACTGAAAAAATCATCTTCATAGGGAAGAGTAGCGGGAAGCCCTCCTGCTATTTCCGTCAGAATCTCGTGTTCATGATAGATGTTTTCTCCGGCATGCCGTCTGCCCACATTACAATAAATTGGGTCGGGTACAAATGTCCCGGATAAGGATTTAGTCGCATTTATTGAACCCGCAATACCTGCACCGTATACCAGTTCGGCAACACCCATCAAATCAGCCAATTTTTCCCGGATATGCTGCGCTTTGGCTACACCGTTGTACTCAGCCACCAAAGCCGTCAGTCCCATTATTATATCTGTTACAGCCGGCTTACATCCGGTATAGCTATGTCGATGGAAAAGAGCAAATAATAGAGCCAATCTTCCCCCAAACTCGTATTCTCCACACATAAATACTCTGTTCCAAGGCACGAAAACATTATCAAAAATGATGAACCCGTCTGAACTGCCGTGTTCCGCCAGAGGACAATTTAAGTGGTTCCGTTTTCTTGGAGATGATGCTCTGTTGATGATATAAACCCCTTCACTATCACTCGGTATGCCAAATGCTACCGCATAATCGGCATCTTCTTTCTTTAATGCTCTTGTAGGTACCACCACTATTTCCTCGGCAAAGGAAGATGTAGTTATGTGCTGTTTGGCGCCTCTCACAACTATGCCGTCTTTTTTCTTCTCTACTACGCGGACGTAAAGGTCGGGATCGGGCTGCTGATGGGGCCTAAGTGAGCGATCACCTTTAGCGTCTGTTTGGGCACAGCAGCCGGTTATATCTTTTTCCTGCCAGTACCTCAAATATTCTAAAAAGCGCTGGTGATACTCTGTTCCCTTTGCGTCGTCTATTTCTTTTGTTGCTACGGAAAGTGCGTTCATGGCATCTATACCCATGCACCTCTGAATACAAAATCCCGATTTTCTAGTTAATAGTCTGGTCATCTCTTGTTTCTTTAAAAGATCCTCTTGACTTTGGTGCATATGTGTAAAACGGTTAATTGCCTTTCCTGTTATATGGGATGTTGCTGTAAGCGTTTTTTTATAATCTGGATGATTAACTAAATCGTAAGTCAATGCTATTACATTGATGCCCGGCATAATGCGAGGATCTACTCGTTCTACCAGTTCACCTCCCATGTATATATTTTTTTTCATTGATTTTAATCTTTCGATGTATTCGTGAGATGTAATCAAGCTTTATCAATCCTTTCTAATCTGATTTTTACCGGATCTTTAAGAATTATATTTCGACCCACCGGAACCTGTTATTCTAAATATTGGGCTTGTTGAGATTAACGTCGGCCATATTACATAAGCAACACCTCCACTATGAAGCACCGATTATTAAGTAGAAAAGCGTATGCTTCAGCAATAATTTTCATAAAGTTTCAACATGTAATAGTTTTGATATAATAGGTCTGAATCATCTTATATATCTTTATAAAAGACTTCTAAACGCTGGCATATTAGGCCTTTGTGAGTATACACAAAAACCATCTCATTCTTTTGTACTTTTTAACAAAGCATTAAAACGAATCAAGCAAAGTGAGGGTTAGGTTAATCATAACTTCAGCCAATAATCATTTAAAAAAACCACAGGGCGCCAGACAGAAACTTACCGCAAGTGAGCAAAATATAAAGGGGGCCAAGTCGCCCCCTTTACTCTAAAACAAATAATTACTGCGTATTACCGGCTCCCGGACCGCCCCTGAAACCGGAGCCTTTTTTACCTTTAAGCTCGTTCATCTTGGCCTGCTGCTCCGGAGTGAGTAAAGACCGGCACTGCTCCCTGCTCTGCTGAGCAATGCCTTTGATTTTTTCACGCAGATCATTTATTTCCTTGATCTTGGCGTCTACCTGAGTTTTGTCCGGGTTTTTCTGCAGCTGCAGCTGTTTTAATTCATGCATACTATCCATCAACTTAATGCGCAGCTCACGGGTTTGGGTATAGGTGTTTTGATTAATTTCCCGCATTTTAGCAATTTGCTGGTCGGTAAGATTTAAAGCTTCCGCAAAGCCGGCCCGGTTACAATTATTCAGCATACGCGGGCCGTCACACCAACCGACACCGGCAGCCGCAGCTACCTGGACAATGCCAAATACCAAAAGTAATGCAACGGTTAAAAGCAATATTTTCTTCTGCATAGCCACATCTGTTTTCTTAAAACCTAAACAAATTGTTTATCCAGGTTTTACCCCTGCCAACTAATAGCCAAAGGGCCAAAGACAGGAGGCAGTTTCACAGCATGCAACTGTTAAATTATAGCTTTGCCTGTGTTCCGGATAACTTGCCTATAATGCTCATCTCCCACATTATCAATCTTGACAGTTGCATTGCTTTATTGCAATTGTGAGACTGCAAAAAACAGGTTGTTTCACCTCCTTCCTTCGTTTATTACGCAATAGTTTTACCTCTGCTGCGTTAACTTTAGTCTGCCCAATAATTATGGATAAACTGTGCATAAAAAATGGAAAGTCCGCGGAAATAAAGAAGAGCGGGGATAACAATATATGGTTTGGTTATGCGTGACAAGCTATTCTCATTAGTCATAAGCATCAGCCGCCCGGTAATCGCCAAATAGATGAGGAACTATCCAAAGAAGGAGCATTTTTATAAAAAAAAAGTGTATTCGTGAACTATAAAAGGTTTACATTAACTTAACTAATTCTTAAATAGTTTAAAATCAAACCTTTACAACATTGTTTTATTATTAATATATACAACATTTATTAGTATTGGGAAGGTGCCTGCATGAGCTTGAAAATACTTGTAGTGGATGATGAGAAAAACATACTGGAGCTGATCTCATATAATCTAAAACGCGAAGGATATACGGTTTTTACCGCCGAAAACGGTCTTGATGTTTTGCACATATCAGAAGAAGCCAAACCCGACCTGATCATCCTTGATATCATGCTGCCGGGTAAGGACGGCATTGAAGTATGCAAGCAATTAAGATTTAACGCAAGCACCTCTGATATACCCATTATCATATTAAGCGCCAAAGATGAAGAAATAGACAAGGTTGTCGCACTGGAAATAGGCGCCGACGATTACGTAACCAAACCATTCAGCATACGGGAACTTCTGGCCAGGATAAAAGCTAACCTCAGACGAGTAATGCAAAAGGACGAGCAAGTAACGCAGTCTCACAAGGAAACCGACTTGGTTTTTGACAATCTCCGCATCAGACCACAAGCTTACGAAGTATACATTGACGAAAAACGAGTGGAACTTTCCCCCAAAGAATTTGAAATACTAAATTTACTGGCTGCCAACCCCGGACGTGTCTTTACCAGAGATGCGTTATTGGAAAAAGTATGGGGATTTGACAGCGTACGTGAAACCAGAACCGTGGACGTACACATAAGGTACCTGAGGCAAAAAGTTGAGCCTGATCCGGCGAATCCTCAATTTATTGAAACCATCAGAGGAATTGGCTACCGTTTTAAGGATAGGTAGGGGAACGAGAAATCCTTTTAATCTGTGCAATCCCATGCCGCCCCTATTCCCGGCAATCCGCACCGCCTTGCCGCCTGCTCCAGTTTCATCCCCGCTGTTTATCGCTATCCCCGGCTGCCCCTGCTATTCCCGCCTGCCCCTTCATATATCAGTTTCATTATCTAAACAACATTTTCCGCCCTACGGCCTCGAATCGGTCATACTCATTGATCATATTTATTGGCCATGCAAGGCTTGGATATATGGCTTATTGGTATATACACATGCACGTGCGGCAAAATCTAAAGCCGGCATCAAATTACATATTGGAAACGGAAGCAAAGGACCGACACTTTGCTTCCGTTTGTCCTATTCCCCCTATTAAACCGAATTAAATTTACTTAAATGCTCATTTATTTTTTCGGCCAGCTCAGCCAGCTTCCGGGCCAAGTCGGCTATTTGCCGGGCTGAAAATTCCGATTCGCCAGTTTCACTTCCAACACCGGCCATTTGCTGAATGGTTGCCGCAATCTGGCTAATGCCTGCAGCAACTTCATTAGTTTGATGTGATATTTCCGCAATATAACCATCTGTAATATTGACCCGGTCAAGAATGCCGTCCAAGGCGTGCTGCGCTTTTACAGTAGCCGTGGATCCTTCCTCGACCATTTTACCGGCGGCATTTACATGTTCTTGCACTTTTAAGCCTTGCTCACGTATATCCTCAACAATCCGGCCCACTTTTTCTGTCGCTGCGACAGTATCGTCGGCCAACCGGCGCACCTCACCTGCAACAACTGCAAATCCCCGCCCCATTTCCCCTGCCCTGGCCGCCTCTATGGAGGCGTTAAAGGACAAAAGCGTGGTTTGTTGGGAAATATCCTTTATTACAGTTAGTATTTCATTTATTTTATGTATATTATCAACCAATTGCTGCATCGTAATAGCGCCCCTGGATGTGGTTTCCATATTGTCTCCGATTTTAGCAAATACGGTTTTTAATGCGGACACACTTTGTTCGGCGGAGCTCATCATCTCGCCGCTGGCCTTTTCCGCCCGGGCAACTTGACCGGCTACCGAAACCATTACTTCATTAATGGAAACAGCTCGGGATTCCGTCGCGGCAGCGATTTCCAGCTGGCTTTGAGATACCAGCCGCATTTTTTTGCTGGTACCCAGCAGGCTTAGCTCAGCGTCACGAAACTGGTTGATCATGCCCCCCAACTGCCCCAGCATATTATTAAAGCTTTGCCCCAGCACTTTAAACTCCAACCCTACCCCTTTCTCCCGCGCCCTGACGGATAAATCGCCCCTGCTGGCCTGAGCCATGACACTGCATAAATCATCCAAAGGCCCGGTAAATCTACGTGCTTGCCTAAGGCAAATCAAAAATGCCGCAACCAGTGCCCCCACACCAAGACCCAATATTATATTGCGCAGATATATAACCGGCTGCAAAAAGTCAGCTTCCGCCAGTTTAATAACATATACCCAGTTGCGGCCCGGTATTTGCTGATAGGCAACCCTGTATTTCCGTCCATTACCCCACATTTCAGCTAAGCCGCTGCGAGCATTTAATATTTGTTTCAATGTTTTCTCCGGCAAGGAGTTGGTTTTATCGGTTGCCAGTACAGCCTTGCCGTAGTGGTCCAGGATAAAAATCTGCACGGGAGTGCCCCGAGAGGCAAATGCAGTCAGTTCAGCTTTAACCAAGTAATTGGTTTTACGCATGATTTCCGCGCTATTCACCGCGGAAGAGTAAAGATCGATTTTTTCGGCTACATTTTTAGCCGAGTTAATTAACATTTCATCGTTATAAAGCTGCAGCAAATCTTTACTCACAAGATATGTTGAAAATCCTTGCATAAGCAGTACAGCTAACAGTAAGGAAACCATTAGTATAAGTATTCTGTACTGAAATCCTAATTTATCTCCCAGACAATTGACCGGCCGACCGGATTTAAATCCGGCCAACCCAGCCATGATTCTAGCCGGAATTGCCAGCATGGATGCACATACTCCCTCTCTTTGATATCACTTGTAAATAAACAATAGCAACAATATCGTCTCCGGGCTGCGACTTTTCGCATGCGTTGACGCATACTAAAAACGGAACGAATGGAACCGCTTACCAGGGCCTTCTCCGATAAAAAAAGGAAGCAGCGGAACTGTCCCCGTGCTTCCCTTCCCATGGATTAAGCGGCTGTCAAACGCCTGTGGATGTAGCGGCCCAGCGAGCGGGCACCGAAATTGAAAGCCAGCACCACCATCACCAGCATGGCTGCCGAACCGTCCGCCACGCGCCGCACATCGGGGATGATACCTTCCGAGTTGACCTTCCATATGTGTACCGCCAGTGTTTCCGCAGGGCGGAAAGGGTTTAGCGGAGATGTGCCGCTAAAAATATTCCAATTCGTAAAATCCAGCGCCGGGCTGCTCATACCGGCGGTATATAATAAGGCCGCCGCCTCACCGAAGACACGCCCCGAGGTAATAATGATACCTGTTAGTAAAGCGGGAAAGGCACTGGGCATAATAATGCGCCAAATGGTCTGCCAGTGGGTGGCACCCAGGGCCAGACTGCCCTCGGCCAATTCACGGGATACACCACGAATGGACTCTTCCGAAACCCGTACTAAAAAAGGCAGGTTAAATACCGTTAAAGCCAGCGCCCCGGACATCAGTGAGTAACCCCAGCCCGTGGCATTGACAAAAAGCAGCAGGCCAAACAGGCCCACAACAATGGAGGGTAGTGAGGTCAATGTCTCAATGGCCACCCGCACCGCTTCGGCCAGTGGGCTGCGCCCGGCGTATTCAGCCAGGTAAATCCCGGCCAATAGACCAATGGGCACGGAAATAGCCATGGTGAGAAATAAAATATAAAAAGAATTAAAAATCTGCGGGCCAATGCCGCCGCCCGCCCTGATATTTTGCGACGGAGAGGTAATAAACTGCCAATCCACGGACTTCAAACCGTGGTAAAAAATATAGCCGATTAATGTGCCCAATATAAGCAAGACCAAGCCGGCGGCCACCCAAAACATGGCCGTAGCCATGCGATCCTTAGCCAGTGAGTTCATTGGACAGCCCCCTTTCTCACTACAAGCCTGATAATTAATATAAAGAACAGAGACATTAACAACAACAGCAAGCCCATCGACCAAAGAGCGTTATTCCAGGTGGTACCCATGACGGTGGCTCCCATATCCATAGTAATGGCGCTGGTCATGGTCATCATGGGGCTTAATATGGATGTAGGTATTTCCCGGGTATTGCCGATGACCATCTGCACTGCCAGCGCCTCACCAAAGGCTCTGGCCATGCCCAGCACCACAGCGGTAATGAGGCTCGAACGGGCCGCCGGTATTAGTACCATGCGAATAGTCTGCCAGCGTGTGGAACCCAGGGCATAAGAGGCATGCTTGTATTCCAGCGGCAAGGCACGCAGGCTATCCGTGGACACACTGATGATAGTAGGCAATATCATCACCGACAGCACTAAAAAACCGGCCAGCAGGCTAAAACCCCCACCGCCGAAATAAACCCTGATAAAGGGCACCAGCAAACTGAGTCCGATATAGCCGTACACTACCGACGGAATGCCGGCCAATAATTCAACCGCGGGCTGCAGCACCCGCTGCCCCCAGCCCGGGGCAATTTCCACGATAAACACCGCTACAATAATACCCAGCGGAGCGCTGATACCCACCGCCAGCAAAGATACCAGCAGCGAACCGATGATGAAAGCAGCGGCACCCATCTGCGGTCCGCCCTCACTTAAACTTCGCTCCGGCAGCCACTGATCACTAAATAGAAATTCCCCGGGACTGATTCCATTGACAAAAAAGGTAGCCAATCCTTTGGAGCTAATAAAGTAAATTATAGAAATGGTTAGTAAAATCACCAATGCCGCACAGAGCAAAGTTAAGCCACGTCCCGCCCTGTCAAAAAACAGTTTCCAGTTCATTAAAACATAACCGTTCCTTTCATTTTAGGATGCCAGGGGACAGAAGTATATTTCACTGTTTTGCCGTCCCCAAGTTTCCCCGCGCTCCGAACAGCAGAACATGGGAAGCAGGAGAACCTTTCCCCCTTGCTTCCCTTGTCCGGCCTGATTTATATATTGCTTACGTTGCCCTGAGCGTCCCGTTCTACCTTCATTTCAGTAGCCGGGATGTAGCCCAATTCAACAACCAGGTTGTTCTGCACTTCATCGGACAGCATTTGATCAAGAAAGTCCTTGGCCAACCCGGTTGGTTCTCCCTTGGTATACATGTGCTCGTACGCCCACACCGGGTACTTGCCGGTGCAAATGTTCTCCTGGTTCGCTTCAACGCCGTCCAGCTTAAGCGTTTTCACACTGTCATCCAGATAGGACAGAGCCAGGTAGCCGATTGCACCGGGGGTTTCATTGATAATCTGACGGACGGTACCTGAGGAATCCTGTTCAATACCTTTAGCTTCTTCAGCACCTTTCAAGGCAAAAGCTTTGAAGGTGGCCCGGGTGCCGGAACTGCTGGGACGGTTGACCAGCTGAACTTTCACATCGGGTCCGCCCAGTTCTTTCCAGTTAGTAATTTTACCGGTGAAAATATCAATTAACTGCTGCTGGGTTACATCTTCTACTGTTATATCGGGGTTAACCACCGCGGCCATACCCACTACGCAAACCTTATGATCCACCAGCTGAGCCGCTTCTTCAGCAGTTAGCTTTTCTTCCGCAAATACGTCGGAGTTACCGATATTAGCCGCGCCCGAGGCCACCTGGCTTAAGCCGGTGCCGCTGCCGCCGCCCTGCACGACAATTTGTGCTTCGGTGTTACCAGCCATGAACTGAGCCGCCGCTTCTTCAACCAACGGCTGCAGTGCGGATGAGCCCACCGCTGTGATAGAACCCTTTGCACCGCCCTGCTCCTCTTCCTGGCCCTGTTCACCCTGCTGACCGGCCTGTCCGCCACAGCCCGCCACCACGGCTGCCAACAGTGCCAAACCACATAGTACGCTGATCAATTTTGCTTTCTTAAT
This genomic interval from Desulfoscipio sp. XC116 contains the following:
- a CDS encoding phosphate ABC transporter substrate-binding protein encodes the protein MIKKAKLISVLCGLALLAAVVAGCGGQAGQQGEQGQEEEQGGAKGSITAVGSSALQPLVEEAAAQFMAGNTEAQIVVQGGGSGTGLSQVASGAANIGNSDVFAEEKLTAEEAAQLVDHKVCVVGMAAVVNPDITVEDVTQQQLIDIFTGKITNWKELGGPDVKVQLVNRPSSSGTRATFKAFALKGAEEAKGIEQDSSGTVRQIINETPGAIGYLALSYLDDSVKTLKLDGVEANQENICTGKYPVWAYEHMYTKGEPTGLAKDFLDQMLSDEVQNNLVVELGYIPATEMKVERDAQGNVSNI